One Fundidesulfovibrio terrae genomic window carries:
- the motA gene encoding flagellar motor stator protein MotA, with translation MNAILGIVIVLGCVIGGYIIEGGILGVLFQPVEVLIICGAALGAFLISAPLSVSKDVFKHIPAIFTAKEDSKAFYLELLSLMYELFQLARRSGAVALDAHVNRPADSDIFRRYASVAKSKTVLNFICDNLKIVIAGNIEQHHYEAIMDTDIATRKHHDLIPSQSVNKVADSLPGLGIVAAVLGIVLVMGHLDQDVKELGNHIGAALLGTFMGVLLCYGFVGPMGSLLEHMGMAKQARLKVVKSALMGYSIGLAPILAVEYARRAVPTNVQPSMEELEEGMKKGG, from the coding sequence ATGAACGCCATACTGGGCATCGTAATCGTCCTGGGCTGCGTCATCGGCGGCTACATCATCGAGGGCGGCATCCTCGGCGTGCTCTTCCAGCCCGTGGAAGTGCTCATCATCTGCGGCGCGGCCCTAGGCGCGTTCCTGATATCGGCCCCTCTGTCGGTTTCCAAGGACGTCTTCAAGCACATCCCGGCCATCTTCACCGCCAAGGAGGACTCCAAGGCCTTCTACCTGGAGCTTCTCTCGCTCATGTACGAGCTCTTCCAGCTGGCCCGCCGCTCCGGCGCCGTGGCCCTGGACGCCCACGTCAACCGCCCGGCCGACTCCGACATCTTCCGCCGCTACGCCTCGGTGGCCAAGAGTAAGACCGTGCTCAACTTCATCTGCGACAACTTGAAAATCGTCATCGCGGGCAACATCGAGCAGCATCACTACGAAGCCATCATGGACACCGACATAGCCACCCGCAAGCACCACGACCTGATCCCGTCGCAGTCGGTGAACAAGGTGGCGGACTCCCTGCCGGGCCTGGGCATCGTGGCCGCGGTGCTGGGCATCGTGCTGGTTATGGGCCACCTGGACCAGGACGTGAAGGAACTGGGCAACCATATCGGCGCGGCGCTTCTGGGCACGTTCATGGGCGTGCTGCTGTGCTACGGCTTCGTGGGTCCCATGGGGTCGCTTCTCGAGCACATGGGCATGGCCAAGCAGGCCCGGCTCAAGGTGGTGAAGAGCGCGCTCATGGGCTACTCCATCGGCCTGGCTCCCATCCTGGCCGTGGAATACGCCCGGCGCGCGGTGCCCACCAACGTGCAGCCCTCCATGGAGGAGCTGGAAGAAGGGATGAAGAAGGGCGGCTAG
- a CDS encoding efflux RND transporter periplasmic adaptor subunit, producing MRRTLCLAAMAMALFIGKPAFAEVISFIGKTYSPDHMEVMSPHATPEELKIFDAMAKEVKDKRGEDAEPPVKPFTGRMKVSKMLADIGQHVDSDQRLLEYAFPPEDLLSEERKLSQADLRGMEANLESLRSDIATKRKKLEEARMRYAKGAASQQEMSDIIKDMELARLKERILDDNLRMEREMAKGELELAKAKFGPKASAHNLPGQSWITSPVAGYVLWVNPEVKPGMILTKKTKLFVVGSMDPILVRALVHEIQLAKLRVGDKATIAFDTMPGKTYEATIIRIPMTANQTDVQLPSHFEVELSLPNPGLTLKEGMRGQVSVQVPDGPR from the coding sequence ATGCGACGCACCCTTTGCCTGGCCGCCATGGCCATGGCCCTTTTCATCGGAAAGCCTGCCTTCGCCGAGGTCATCTCCTTCATCGGCAAGACATACAGCCCGGACCACATGGAGGTCATGAGCCCCCACGCTACTCCCGAGGAACTCAAAATCTTCGACGCCATGGCCAAGGAGGTCAAAGACAAGCGCGGCGAGGACGCCGAGCCTCCGGTCAAGCCCTTCACCGGCCGGATGAAGGTCTCCAAGATGCTGGCCGACATCGGCCAGCACGTGGACTCCGACCAGCGCCTGCTCGAATACGCCTTCCCGCCCGAGGACCTGCTCTCCGAGGAGCGCAAGCTCTCCCAGGCCGACCTGCGGGGCATGGAGGCCAACCTCGAGAGCCTGCGCTCGGACATCGCGACCAAGCGCAAAAAGCTCGAGGAGGCGCGCATGCGCTACGCCAAGGGCGCCGCCTCGCAGCAGGAGATGAGCGACATCATCAAGGACATGGAGCTGGCCCGCCTCAAGGAGCGCATCCTGGACGACAACCTGCGCATGGAGCGCGAGATGGCCAAGGGGGAGCTGGAGCTCGCCAAGGCCAAGTTCGGTCCCAAGGCCAGCGCGCACAACCTCCCGGGCCAGTCGTGGATAACTTCCCCGGTGGCGGGCTACGTGCTGTGGGTGAACCCGGAGGTGAAGCCCGGGATGATCCTCACCAAGAAGACCAAGCTCTTCGTGGTGGGCTCCATGGATCCCATCCTGGTGCGCGCCCTGGTGCACGAGATCCAGCTGGCCAAGCTGCGGGTGGGCGACAAGGCCACCATCGCCTTCGACACCATGCCCGGCAAGACATACGAGGCCACCATCATACGCATCCCCATGACCGCCAACCAGACCGACGTCCAGCTCCCCTCGCATTTCGAGGTGGAGCTGTCCCTGCCCAACCCCGGGCTGACCCTGAAGGAAGGGATGCGCGGCCAGGTTTCCGTGCAGGTGCCCGACGGCCCCCGTTAG